The genomic stretch CCTTGGCGAGCAGCTGCCCGGCGATTCCCTCGGTGTTGTTGTTTTTGATCATGTTCGAGATGGCCTGGTTCATCATCAGCACCTCGGTCGCGACGACCCGGCCCTGTCCGCCCTTGACGGGCAGAAGCTTCTGGTAGACGACCCCTCGCAGGGAGCGGGCCAGCTGCGCCCTGGTATCGGCCACCCTGTCTGCCGGCATGGCCTCCAGAATGCGGGCAGGCGCATCGGCGGTCGATCCGGCGTGCAGGGTGGAGAACACGAGGTGGCCGGAGCTGGTGGCCGACAGCGCAGCCGACATAGTCTCCGGGTCCCGCATTTCACCAACCAGGATGATGTCCGGGTTTTCACGCAGCGCGTCTTCCACTCCGAGCGCGAAGGAGTCCACGTCCCGGCCCACTTCGCGCTGGACGACGAGGGATTTGCCGTTCGAGTGCCGGAATTCGATCGGCGCCTCGATCGTGGTGATCTTCTTGGCGTACTTCTCCTTCGCCAGCTTGATCAGGGCGGCCAGCGAACTGGACTTGCCCGAACCGGTGACACCAATGAACAGGTAGAGTCCGGCCTCGGCGTCGATGAAGGAACGGATGACCTCGGGCAGACCCAGATCATCGAAGTCGGGGACCACGGAGGGGATGGTTCGGAAGACGGCCATGGGCACGCCGCCGGCGATGGCGAAGTGGCCACGGAAGTTTGCCCGTTCGGTGGAGTAGGAGAAGTCCAGGCGCTTCTTTTCCCAGAATTGCGCCCATTCCTGTTCCGAGACCATCTGCCGCAGGATCTTGCTCAGCGAATCCGCGTCAAGTACGCGGGTGATCCCTTCGAGGTGGACCGTCTTGCCGTAGACGGTCGCCCAGGGCACCGTGCCGGCGACCAGGTGGAGGTCTGAGCCCTTCATGTCCAGGGCCCGGTAGAGCAGAAAGTCCACGGCATTGGCCTGTGGGGGAGCGGGTGCTGTCTCGATGGGGGCGACGGCTGTTGCTGTCATGGGTGGTTCCTTCCTAGTCGATCAGGATGTGGCTGCGGACTTCGGCGAGGCTGGTGAGCCCTTCACGGACTTTGAGGAGCCCGTCGTCCTGGAGGGTGAGCATCCCGTTCTGCTTTGCGGCCTCGGCAAGGACCCTGTTCGGGACGTCCTCCGTGATGAGGTCCCGGATGTGCCGTGGAAAGGTCATCAGCTCGTGGATGGGGAGCCGGCCCTTGTAGCCGACGCCGTTGCATTCCCGGCAGCCGTGCTGCGATGGCCCGTACCAGATGGATTTGCCGGTTTCAGGGTCCACAGCGGCCAGGTCCTCGTTGGTGAGCTTGAAGTCCAGGATCATCTCCCGGTCGGGAACGGCGTTGACTTTGCAGTGGACACACAGACGCCGGGGGAGACGCTGGGCGCAGACGGCACGCATCGAGTCGGCCAGCACCGACGGGCGCAGGCCCATTTCCCGCAAACGCAGGACGGAACCGGGGGCGTCGTTCGTGTGCAGCGTGGACAGGACGAGGTGGCCGGTGATGGCGGCCGTCACCGCGGTGTGGGCGATGGCGTCCTTGTTGATTTCACCGACGAACAGGACAGAGGCGGCCGACCGGAGCACTGTTTCCATGCCGCCGTCCCAGGTCAGCCCCTGGCCCTCGTTGATGCTGACCTGGGTCATGCCGTACGGCAGCTTCATTTCCACCGGGTTCTCCAGGGACACGATCTTCCGGCCCTGGCCCATCAGGGCATCGAGGGAGGCGTAGTGCAGGGACGTCTTGCCCGAGCCCATGGGGCCCACGGCCAGGCAGATGCCGTTGGGTTGGTTGATGGAGCGGCGCCACTGCGACTCGGTGTCTTCCGAGAAACCGATCTGGCCCAGCTTCCAGGCCT from Pseudarthrobacter chlorophenolicus A6 encodes the following:
- a CDS encoding type IV pilus twitching motility protein PilT encodes the protein MTATAVAPIETAPAPPQANAVDFLLYRALDMKGSDLHLVAGTVPWATVYGKTVHLEGITRVLDADSLSKILRQMVSEQEWAQFWEKKRLDFSYSTERANFRGHFAIAGGVPMAVFRTIPSVVPDFDDLGLPEVIRSFIDAEAGLYLFIGVTGSGKSSSLAALIKLAKEKYAKKITTIEAPIEFRHSNGKSLVVQREVGRDVDSFALGVEDALRENPDIILVGEMRDPETMSAALSATSSGHLVFSTLHAGSTADAPARILEAMPADRVADTRAQLARSLRGVVYQKLLPVKGGQGRVVATEVLMMNQAISNMIKNNNTEGIAGQLLAKDSGSIPFEVSLVNLVMDGIINESTALDAEIVTGSYHRQKAAGRRN